From a single Brassica oleracea var. oleracea cultivar TO1000 chromosome C5, BOL, whole genome shotgun sequence genomic region:
- the LOC106343613 gene encoding putative lactoylglutathione lyase yields MSKTQICLCFIIFLYIWSLGSSREVAGQLESDCFSSDGRSKSSGICSPRASYLRKLADVASNGELLDWPKNDTRRFFHVVYRVGDLDRTIKFYTECFGMKVSRQRDVPKEKYSNAFMGFGSEKSHFAVELTYNYGVSSYDIGDGFGHFTISTQDVYKMVETVRAKGGNVTREPGPVEGGSSIIAIVKDPDGYPFELIQRGPTPEPFCQVMLRVGDLDGAIKFYEKALGMRLLRRIEKPEYKYTIGMMGYNESVVLELAYNYGVTEYKKGNAYAQIAIGTDDVYKSGEVVKIVNKELGGNITREPGPLPGIGTKIVSFLDPDGWKTVLVDNKDFMKELG; encoded by the exons ATGTCTAAAACACAGATATGTCTTTGTTTCATCATATTTTTATACATTTGGTCTTTAG GCAGTAGCAGAGAAGTTGCCGGTCAGTTAGAAAGTGATTGTTTTTCAAGTGACGGACGTTCCAAGTCCAGTGGTATCTGCTCGCCTCGTGCATCTTATCTCAG AAAATTGGCCGATGTTGCTTCAAATGGTGAGTTGTTGGATTGGCCAAAGAATGATACGCGTCGTTTCTTCCATGTTGTCTACCGTGTTGGTGATCTTGATCGCACAATCAA GTTTTACACTGAGTGCTTTGGCATGAAGGTGTCGAGGCAAAGAGATGTCCCTAAGGAGAAGTATTCTAATGCTTTTATGGGTTTTGGATCTGAAAAATCCCACTTCGCTGTGGAGCTCACTTATA ATTATGGTGTTAGCTCATATGACATTGGAGATGGATTTGGGCATTTCACCATTTCAACTCAAGAT GTTTACAAAATGGTTGAGACCGTCCGTGCCAAGGGTGGAAATGTCACCAGAGAACCTGGTCCGGTCGAAGGTGGAAGCAGCATCATTGCCATTGTGAAGGACCCTGATGGTTACCCTTTTGAGCTTATCCAGAGAGGTCCAACTCCTGAACCATTCTGTCAAGTCATGCTTCGTGTTGGTGACCTTGACGGCGCCATCAAATTCTATGAAAAG GCCCTTGGGATGAGACTCTTGAGAAGGATTGAGAAACCTGAATACAAG TACACCATAGGCATGATGGGATATAATGAGTCGGTAGTTTTGGAGCTAGCCTATAACTATGGCGTGACTGAGTACAAAAAGGGCAATGCATATGCACAG ATTGCAATAGGCACGGATGATGTGTACAAAAGCGGTGAAGTTGTGAAGATAGTCAACAAAGAGCTAGGAGGAAATATCACTAGAGAACCAGGACCTCTTCCTGGAATAGGCACTAAGATTGTCTCATTCCTCGATCCAGATGGCTGGAAAACG GTTCTGGTAGACAACAAAGACTTTATGAAGGAACTAGGGTGA
- the LOC106293563 gene encoding ankyrin repeat domain-containing protein 13C isoform X2 translates to MAKSSPVKIPATTLEDYAHSPFHYAVVLWDHAGLTRLVSSLPKLTEPEQIHTESDSASQEQLAEQISAAIDRRDVPLRETPLHLAVRIGDVFAAETISSAGADITLQNAAGWSPLHEALCRRNAEITETVLRHQRRSAWCKWRRRLPHLIAVLRRMRDFYMEISFHFESSVIPFVGKIAPSDTYRIWKRGGDLRADTSLAGFDRFKIRRASQSFLFLGDGDEFLDVASGTLLVLNREEKTILNAFENANDPISDGEIAGFCSRTSLYRPGMDVTKAELVEMTNWRRQAKTETVGEWRAKGYEVANVSFSFKSRKVVAVGETEQNYSALDCKNNRSFSEPQRRQHGCSNVEEKEFQPSSSSRRSRKSVSLPAEGVPVAGSVPRIKEKEFVKSLSPSVWLTEDFPLKTEELLPLLDILANKVKAVRRMRELLTAKFPPGTFPVKLSIPVIPTVKVVVTFSKFVPLRPIDQFYTPLSSPRHLSAVVEDQCDVESEETSDIRTSTSSRSSFSTSSWRRLNITGTGKNAQRRLEEEQAQMVDPFSIATGYKWTSNSDNSGKRITLSCGCAQVVLREK, encoded by the exons ATGGCGAAGTCGTCGCCGGTGAAGATACCGGCCACTACTCTAGAGGATTATGCTCACAGTCCATTCCATTACGCCGTCGTTTTATGGGATCACGCTGGTTTGACTCGTCTTGTTTCCTCCTTGCCTAAGCTAACCGAGCCAGAACAAATACACACCGAGTCAGACTCCGCGAGCCAGGAGCAACTCGCCGAGCAAATTTCCGCCGCGATCGACCGCCGCGACGTTCCCTTACGCGAGACGCCTCTCCATTTAGCGGTGCGCATAGGCGACGTTTTCGCCGCGGAGACGATCTCCTCCGCCGGCGCCGACATCACGCTCCAGAACGCCGCGGGATGGAGCCCCTTGCACGAGGCGCTTTGTCGCCGGAACGCCGAGATCACGGAGACGGTGCTCCGGCATCAGCGCCGCTCGGCTTGGTGCAAATGGAGACGGAGGCTGCCGCATTTGATCGCCGTCCTCCGCCGCATGAGAGACTTCTACATGGAGATTTCTTTCCACTTCGAGAGCTCCGTGATCCCCTTCGTCGGGAAGATCGCTCCTTCCGACACGTACAGGATCTGGAAACGCGGCGGAGATCTACGCGCGGATACTTCTTTGGCCGGGTTCGATCGGTTCAAGATCCGCCGCGCGAGCCAGAGCTTTCTCTTCCTCGGAGACGGAGACGAGTTTCTCGACGTGGCTTCCGGTACGTTGCTTGTGTTGAACCGAGAGGAGAAAACAATCTTGAACGCGTTTGAAAACGCGAATGATCCAATTAGCGACGGTGAGATCGCCGGTTTTTGCTCTCGGACGAGCTTGTACCGTCCGGGGATGGACGTTACGAAGGCCGAGCTCGTTGAGATGACGAACTGGCGTCGGCAAGCGAAGACTGAAACTGTCGGAGAGTGGAGAGCCAAAGGTTACGAGGTTGCGAACGTGAGTTTCAGTTTCAAGTCGCGGAAAGTTGTTGCTGTCGGAGAAACAGAGCAGAACTATTCGGCTTTGGACTGTAAGAATAATCGGAGTTTCTCAGAACCGCAGCGGAGGCAGCACGGTTGTTCCAACGTTGAGGAGAAAGAGTTTCAACCGTCTTCATCGTCGCGGAGGAGTAGAAAGTCGGTTTCTTTACCGGCAGAGGGGGTTCCGGTGGCGGGTTCTGTGCCGCGGATCAAAGAGAAGGAGTTTGTGAAGAGTTTGAGTCCTTCGGTTTGGTTAACTGAGGATTTTCCTTTGAAGACGGAGGAGCTGCTTCCGCTGCTTGATATTTTAGCCAATAAAGTTAAAGCTGTTCGGAGAATGAGGGAGCTGCTCACCGCTAAGTTCCCGCCGGGAACTTTCCCGGTAAAG TTGTCGATACCGGTGATACCAACGGTGAAGGTAGTCGTGACATTCAGCAAGTTTGTGCCTCTCCGGCCGATAGATCAGTTCTACACACCGCTATCAAGCCCGAGGCACCTCTCGGCTGTAGTCGAAGACCAATGCGACGTGGAGAGTGAGGAAACATCCGACATAAGAACGTCAACAAGTTCACGCTCATCGTTTTCAACGTCGTCTTGGCGGAGACTCAATATCACAGGCACCGGGAAAAATGCACAGCGACGGCTGGAGGAGGAGCAGGCACAAATGGTGGATCCCTTTTCAATAGCGACAGGGTATAAGTGGACGAGCAACTCAGATAATTCAG GTAAAAGAATCACTCTATCGTGTGGATGTGCTCAAGTAGTTCTCCGGGAAAAATAA
- the LOC106343612 gene encoding LOW QUALITY PROTEIN: arogenate dehydratase/prephenate dehydratase 1, chloroplastic (The sequence of the model RefSeq protein was modified relative to this genomic sequence to represent the inferred CDS: substituted 1 base at 1 genomic stop codon): MALRFFPIWACPQTAYYHYPLLGFDTKRRRICLWECSSSASQRAITAVGGDVPYGRELKKPSDEMGLTQERPQLETFHRDLSMLPKPLTANSLTSSAWDDSKVRISFQGIPGAYSETAALKAYPNCETVPCDQFETAFQAVELWLVDKAVLPIENSVGGSIHRNYDLLLRHRLHIAQEVHLPVNHCLLGVPGVQKEDIKCVLSHPQALDQCVNSLNELGIQRVSAKDTATAAQTVSSSGERSIGAVASVRAANIYGLDILAQNIQDDANNVTRFLILARDPMIPRTDRPYKTSIVFSLEEGPGVLFKALAVFALRNINLSKIESRPQRGRPLRVVDGSNNGCAKYFDYLFYIDFEASMAETCAQHALGHLQEFTSFIRILGCYPMDLVSXPKTVSNFHVAIQCRTM, from the exons ATGGCTCTGAGGTTTTTCCCCATCTGGGCTTGTCCCCAGACGGCTTATTATCATTACCCTCTGCTGGGTTTCGACACTAAACGGCGTCGTATATGCCTCTGGGAATGCTCCTCCTCGGCTTCCCAGAGGGCCATCACTGCCGTTGGAGGGGATGTTCCGTACGGACGTGAGCTCAAGAAGCCCTCTGATGAAATGGGTCTGACTCAGGAGAGGCCCCAGCTGGAAACTTTTCATAGAGACTTGAGTATGCTTCCTA AACCGCTAACTGCAAACAGTCTTACCTCTTCTGCTTGGGATGATTCAAAAGTGCGAATCTCGTTTCAG GGCATACCAGGTGCATATAGCGAGACAGCAGCACTAAAAGCATATCCAAATTGTGAAACCGTACCGTGTGACCAGTTTGAAACTGCGTTCCAG GCTGTGGAGCTTTGGTTGGTGGATAAAGCAGTATTACCGATAGAGAATTCAGTAGGTGGTAGTATCCACCGTAACTATGATTTGCTTCTTCGTCATAGGCTTCACATTGCCCAAGAAGTTCATTTGCCTGTTAATCACTGTCTCTTGGGAGTGCCTGGTGTTCAAAAAGAAGATATTAAATGCGTTCTAAGCCATCCTCAG GCGCTTGATCAATGTGTGAATTCACTAAACGAGTTAGGCATACAGAGAGTCTCTGCAAAAGACACTGCTACTGCTGCTCAG ACTGTTTCTTCGAGTGGCGAGAGGAGTATAGGAGCAGTGGCGAGTGTGCGTGCTGCAAATATATATGGTCTAGATATTCTTGCACAGAACATACAA GATGATGCTAACAATGTGACACGGTTTCTTATACTTGCGAGAGATCCTATGATTCCAAGAACAGATCGACCATATAAG ACAAGTATTGTGTTCTCGCTAGAAGAAGGTCCTGGTGTGCTGTTCAAGGCCTTGGCTGTTTTTGCTTTAAGAAACATTAACTTATCCAAGATAGAAAGTCGTCCGCAGAGAGGAAGACCGCTAAGAGTAGTTGATGGTTCTAACAATGGATGCGCCAA GTACTTTGATTACTTATTCTACATTGATTTTGAAGCTTCCATGGCTGAAACATGTGCTCAGCACGCCCTTGGCCATTTACAG GAATTCACCAGCTTCATCCGTATCCTGGGGTGCTATCCTATGGATCTAGTCAGTTAACCGAAGACAGTCTCCAATTTTCATGTTGCCATACAGTGCAGAACCATGTGA
- the LOC106292739 gene encoding dehydrodolichyl diphosphate syntase complex subunit NUS1-like isoform X1 yields the protein MDFNDPMLALSSWIGQVSFLIGDFGLDLVWRFIHIVVTLWHIVSGIFESVESYAISLGLIQKYSSIDIEKLKCLAVVVDIEAARDVSKVIELLQWLTTIGVKQVGLFDSQGLLKKSKDMILEMVPRSVLLQETGEKHISPDRIALEFISSSDNKEAVVKAANILLEKYLKSIHPENGVGENVFTESHLNEALRVVGESVHVPDLLLVYGPVRSHLGFPAWRLRYTEIVHMGSLKYMRYGSLLKAIHKFTGVRQNYGV from the exons ATGGATTTCAATGATCCGATGCTTGCCCTGAGTTCCTGGATTGGTCAAGTGAGTTTCTTG ATTGGTGATTTTGGACTTGATTTGGTATGGCGTTTCATACACATTGTTGTGACCTTGTGGCACATTGTCTCTGGCATCTTTGAGTCGGTCGAAAGCTATGCGATCTCGTTAGGATTGATTCAGAAATACAGTTCAATTGATATCGAGAAGCTCAAGTGTCTAGCTGTTGTAGTGGACATCGAAGCAGCTCGTGATGTTTCCAAGGTTATTGAGCTTTTGCAATGGCTAACGACCATTGGGGTGAAACAAGTTGGTCTTTTTGACTCTCAAG GTTTACTGAAGAAATCCAAGGATATGATCCTTGAAATGGTGCCACGTTCAGTATTGTTACAG GAGACTGGGGAAAAGCATATTTCGCCTGACCGCATTGCGTTAGAATTCATTTCGTCTTCTGACAACAAAGAAGCTGTTGTGAAAGCAGCCAACATACTACTTGAGAAGTACTTAAAATCCATCCATCCTGAGAACGGTGTAGGGGAAAACGTTTTTACAGAGTCTCATCTGAACGAAGCATTAAGAGTTGTTG GTGAGAGTGTACACGTTCCTGATCTGTTACTGGTTTATGGACCTGTAAGGAGCCACCTTGGTTTCCCTGCTTGGAGACTTCGATACACTGAGATCGT ACATATGGGATCGTTGAAGTATATGAGATATGGTTCCCTTTTGAAGGCAATCCACAAATTCACAGGCGTGCGCCAAAACTATG GGGTTTGA
- the LOC106293563 gene encoding ankyrin repeat domain-containing protein 13C isoform X1: protein MAKSSPVKIPATTLEDYAHSPFHYAVVLWDHAGLTRLVSSLPKLTEPEQIHTESDSASQEQLAEQISAAIDRRDVPLRETPLHLAVRIGDVFAAETISSAGADITLQNAAGWSPLHEALCRRNAEITETVLRHQRRSAWCKWRRRLPHLIAVLRRMRDFYMEISFHFESSVIPFVGKIAPSDTYRIWKRGGDLRADTSLAGFDRFKIRRASQSFLFLGDGDEFLDVASGTLLVLNREEKTILNAFENANDPISDGEIAGFCSRTSLYRPGMDVTKAELVEMTNWRRQAKTETVGEWRAKGYEVANVSFSFKSRKVVAVGETEQNYSALDCKNNRSFSEPQRRQHGCSNVEEKEFQPSSSSRRSRKSVSLPAEGVPVAGSVPRIKEKEFVKSLSPSVWLTEDFPLKTEELLPLLDILANKVKAVRRMRELLTAKFPPGTFPVKLSIPVIPTVKVVVTFSKFVPLRPIDQFYTPLSSPRHLSAVVEDQCDVESEETSDIRTSTSSRSSFSTSSWRRLNITGTGKNAQRRLEEEQAQMVDPFSIATGYKWTSNSDNSVFAKKSSTNSRHIRYFDRNRMASEAPSWADQWGNGGIGVMAAKDETTDGKKDASGKKSGKTKAGFNRAKMVAFIGVNWMKNLVHRKKKDATSS from the exons ATGGCGAAGTCGTCGCCGGTGAAGATACCGGCCACTACTCTAGAGGATTATGCTCACAGTCCATTCCATTACGCCGTCGTTTTATGGGATCACGCTGGTTTGACTCGTCTTGTTTCCTCCTTGCCTAAGCTAACCGAGCCAGAACAAATACACACCGAGTCAGACTCCGCGAGCCAGGAGCAACTCGCCGAGCAAATTTCCGCCGCGATCGACCGCCGCGACGTTCCCTTACGCGAGACGCCTCTCCATTTAGCGGTGCGCATAGGCGACGTTTTCGCCGCGGAGACGATCTCCTCCGCCGGCGCCGACATCACGCTCCAGAACGCCGCGGGATGGAGCCCCTTGCACGAGGCGCTTTGTCGCCGGAACGCCGAGATCACGGAGACGGTGCTCCGGCATCAGCGCCGCTCGGCTTGGTGCAAATGGAGACGGAGGCTGCCGCATTTGATCGCCGTCCTCCGCCGCATGAGAGACTTCTACATGGAGATTTCTTTCCACTTCGAGAGCTCCGTGATCCCCTTCGTCGGGAAGATCGCTCCTTCCGACACGTACAGGATCTGGAAACGCGGCGGAGATCTACGCGCGGATACTTCTTTGGCCGGGTTCGATCGGTTCAAGATCCGCCGCGCGAGCCAGAGCTTTCTCTTCCTCGGAGACGGAGACGAGTTTCTCGACGTGGCTTCCGGTACGTTGCTTGTGTTGAACCGAGAGGAGAAAACAATCTTGAACGCGTTTGAAAACGCGAATGATCCAATTAGCGACGGTGAGATCGCCGGTTTTTGCTCTCGGACGAGCTTGTACCGTCCGGGGATGGACGTTACGAAGGCCGAGCTCGTTGAGATGACGAACTGGCGTCGGCAAGCGAAGACTGAAACTGTCGGAGAGTGGAGAGCCAAAGGTTACGAGGTTGCGAACGTGAGTTTCAGTTTCAAGTCGCGGAAAGTTGTTGCTGTCGGAGAAACAGAGCAGAACTATTCGGCTTTGGACTGTAAGAATAATCGGAGTTTCTCAGAACCGCAGCGGAGGCAGCACGGTTGTTCCAACGTTGAGGAGAAAGAGTTTCAACCGTCTTCATCGTCGCGGAGGAGTAGAAAGTCGGTTTCTTTACCGGCAGAGGGGGTTCCGGTGGCGGGTTCTGTGCCGCGGATCAAAGAGAAGGAGTTTGTGAAGAGTTTGAGTCCTTCGGTTTGGTTAACTGAGGATTTTCCTTTGAAGACGGAGGAGCTGCTTCCGCTGCTTGATATTTTAGCCAATAAAGTTAAAGCTGTTCGGAGAATGAGGGAGCTGCTCACCGCTAAGTTCCCGCCGGGAACTTTCCCGGTAAAG TTGTCGATACCGGTGATACCAACGGTGAAGGTAGTCGTGACATTCAGCAAGTTTGTGCCTCTCCGGCCGATAGATCAGTTCTACACACCGCTATCAAGCCCGAGGCACCTCTCGGCTGTAGTCGAAGACCAATGCGACGTGGAGAGTGAGGAAACATCCGACATAAGAACGTCAACAAGTTCACGCTCATCGTTTTCAACGTCGTCTTGGCGGAGACTCAATATCACAGGCACCGGGAAAAATGCACAGCGACGGCTGGAGGAGGAGCAGGCACAAATGGTGGATCCCTTTTCAATAGCGACAGGGTATAAGTGGACGAGCAACTCAGATAATTCAG TCTTTGCCAAGAAGAGCTCCACGAATTCGAG GCACATAAGATACTTTGATCGTAATAGAATGGCGAGTGAAGCACCGAGTTGGGCGGATCAGTGGGGGAACGGAGGAATTGGGGTGATGGCAGCGAAGGACGAGACCACTGACGGTAAGAAAGACGCCTCCGGGAAGAAGTCCGGCAAGACCAAAGCAGGGTTTAACAGAGCTAAGATGGTTGCATTTATCGGTGTGAATTGGATGAAAAATCTTGTGCATAGGAAGAAGAAGGACGCTACTTCTTCATAA
- the LOC106292739 gene encoding dehydrodolichyl diphosphate syntase complex subunit NUS1-like isoform X2: protein MDFNDPMLALSSWIGQIGDFGLDLVWRFIHIVVTLWHIVSGIFESVESYAISLGLIQKYSSIDIEKLKCLAVVVDIEAARDVSKVIELLQWLTTIGVKQVGLFDSQGLLKKSKDMILEMVPRSVLLQETGEKHISPDRIALEFISSSDNKEAVVKAANILLEKYLKSIHPENGVGENVFTESHLNEALRVVGESVHVPDLLLVYGPVRSHLGFPAWRLRYTEIVHMGSLKYMRYGSLLKAIHKFTGVRQNYGV from the exons ATGGATTTCAATGATCCGATGCTTGCCCTGAGTTCCTGGATTGGTCAA ATTGGTGATTTTGGACTTGATTTGGTATGGCGTTTCATACACATTGTTGTGACCTTGTGGCACATTGTCTCTGGCATCTTTGAGTCGGTCGAAAGCTATGCGATCTCGTTAGGATTGATTCAGAAATACAGTTCAATTGATATCGAGAAGCTCAAGTGTCTAGCTGTTGTAGTGGACATCGAAGCAGCTCGTGATGTTTCCAAGGTTATTGAGCTTTTGCAATGGCTAACGACCATTGGGGTGAAACAAGTTGGTCTTTTTGACTCTCAAG GTTTACTGAAGAAATCCAAGGATATGATCCTTGAAATGGTGCCACGTTCAGTATTGTTACAG GAGACTGGGGAAAAGCATATTTCGCCTGACCGCATTGCGTTAGAATTCATTTCGTCTTCTGACAACAAAGAAGCTGTTGTGAAAGCAGCCAACATACTACTTGAGAAGTACTTAAAATCCATCCATCCTGAGAACGGTGTAGGGGAAAACGTTTTTACAGAGTCTCATCTGAACGAAGCATTAAGAGTTGTTG GTGAGAGTGTACACGTTCCTGATCTGTTACTGGTTTATGGACCTGTAAGGAGCCACCTTGGTTTCCCTGCTTGGAGACTTCGATACACTGAGATCGT ACATATGGGATCGTTGAAGTATATGAGATATGGTTCCCTTTTGAAGGCAATCCACAAATTCACAGGCGTGCGCCAAAACTATG GGGTTTGA
- the LOC106293401 gene encoding reticuline oxidase-like protein codes for MKLVCLIFFFFFISTSLAAVSPPNPTLYQNFLQCFSNQTQSPPNSLSDVVLPQTAPAFTPTLRAYIRNARFNTSTTSKPAIVIAARSEPHVQAAVLCTKSLSIQLKTRSGGHDYEGVSYTSNVPFFVLDMSNLRNITVVGESAWVGAGATLGEVYYRIWEKTKLHGFPAGVCPTVGAGGHISGGGYGNMIRKYGLSVDYVTDAKIVDVNGRVLDRKAMGEDLFWAIRGGGGASFGVILAYKITLVPVPPTVTVFRVEKNLDENAVDMVHKWQFVAPKTDPSLFMRLLLQPVTRNKAQTVRASVVALFLGKSSDVLSLLTRDFPELGLKQENCTELTWIQSVLWWANNDNATQVKPEILLDRNPDSASYGKRKSDYVEKEITKEGLDYLMRKMIEVGKTGLVFNPYGGKMSEVATTATPFPHRTKLYKVQHSINWKDPGTAAESSFLQQTRSFYSYMAPFVTQNPRHTYLNYRDLDIGVNTHGPNSYREAEVYGRKYFGENFDRLVKVKTAVDPQNFFRDEQSVPTLPGKA; via the coding sequence ATGAAGCTCGTTTGTTTGATTTTTTTCTTCTTCTTCATCTCAACGTCTCTAGCCGCTGTCTCTCCTCCGAACCCAACACTCTACCAAAACTTCCTCCAATGTTTCTCAAACCAAACACAATCCCCTCCTAACTCCTTATCCGACGTCGTCTTACCCCAAACCGCACCCGCTTTCACCCCTACCCTACGCGCCTACATCCGAAACGCTCGTTTCAACACTTCCACCACCTCCAAACCAGCGATCGTGATCGCGGCGCGTTCCGAGCCCCACGTCCAAGCCGCCGTCCTCTGCACCAAATCCCTCAGCATCCAGCTGAAAACGCGAAGCGGCGGCCACGACTACGAGGGCGTTTCTTACACCTCCAACGTCCCTTTCTTCGTCCTCGACATGTCCAACCTCCGCAACATCACCGTCGTCGGCGAGTCCGCTTGGGTGGGAGCCGGCGCCACCCTCGGCGAGGTTTACTACAGGATATGGGAAAAAACAAAGCTCCACGGGTTCCCCGCCGGAGTCTGCCCCACCGTCGGAGCCGGAGGTCACATCAGCGGCGGCGGGTACGGTAACATGATCAGAAAGTACGGACTCTCCGTTGACTACGTCACCGACGCTAAGATCGTTGACGTTAACGGACGCGTTCTTGATCGTAAAGCAATGGGAGAAGATCTCTTCTGGGCTATTAGAGGAGGAGGAGGCGCGAGCTTCGGTGTGATCTTGGCTTACAAGATCACGCTCGTCCCCGTTCCCCCGACCGTCACCGTCTTCCGCGTAGAGAAAAACTTAGACGAGAACGCAGTCGACATGGTTCACAAGTGGCAGTTCGTTGCTCCCAAGACCGATCCAAGTCTCTTCATGAGGCTTTTATTACAGCCAGTGACGCGAAACAAAGCCCAGACGGTTAGAGCTTCCGTCGTGGCTCTGTTTCTCGGTAAGTCGAGCGATGTCTTGTCTCTGCTAACAAGAGACTTCCCAGAGCTCGGTCTGAAGCAAGAGAACTGCACGGAGCTCACGTGGATACAGTCGGTGTTGTGGTGGGCGAACAACGACAACGCTACACAGGTTAAACCCGAGATCTTGCTGGACCGTAACCCGGACTCGGCATCTTACGGGAAGAGGAAGTCGGATTACGTGGAGAAGGAGATCACCAAAGAAGGGTTGGATTACTTGATGAGGAAGATGATCGAGGTCGGGAAGACAGGGCTGGTGTTTAACCCTTACGGAGGGAAGATGAGCGAGGTGGCTACGACGGCGACTCCGTTCCCGCACAGGACGAAGCTTTACAAAGTCCAGCACTCGATTAACTGGAAAGACCCGGGGACGGCAGCTGAGAGCAGTTTCTTGCAGCAGACGAGAAGCTTTTATAGCTACATGGCTCCTTTTGTGACGCAGAACCCTAGACACACGTATCTCAACTACAGGGATTTGGATATTGGTGTTAATACTCACGGGCCGAATAGTTACAGAGAGGCAGAGGTTTATGGGAGGAAGTACTTTGGAGAGAACTTTGATAGGTTGGTGAAAGTGAAAACTGCCGTAGATCCGCAAAACTTCTTCAGAGATGAACAGAGTGTACCTACCTTGCCTGGCAAGGCATAG